Proteins encoded in a region of the Deefgea piscis genome:
- a CDS encoding YitT family protein, with protein sequence MPQKHLSHTLIDDLQGMLTGVVFVALAIQLFKHAGLITGGTTGLTFILFYLSDIPYGLILFILNVPFYIFAYKVFGKEFTLKTFACVASLALITEWMPHWVSFGNLNPIFAGLMGGLMAGVGILMLIRHKASLAGVTVLALYLQKTKGWRAGNIQLIIDLAILAVGAAIVSWQQLIISIIGAFALNLVITSNHKTGRYMGM encoded by the coding sequence ATGCCACAAAAACACCTATCACACACCTTAATTGATGACTTACAAGGCATGCTCACCGGCGTTGTCTTTGTCGCACTCGCCATCCAGCTTTTTAAGCATGCCGGACTGATTACAGGGGGTACTACTGGGCTTACCTTTATTTTATTTTATTTGAGCGATATACCCTATGGCCTCATCTTATTTATACTGAATGTACCGTTTTATATTTTTGCTTACAAAGTATTCGGCAAAGAATTCACCCTCAAGACTTTTGCTTGTGTAGCGAGCTTAGCCCTAATCACAGAATGGATGCCGCACTGGGTTAGTTTTGGCAATCTGAATCCTATTTTTGCCGGCTTAATGGGCGGCCTCATGGCAGGCGTAGGCATATTAATGTTGATTCGGCATAAAGCCAGCTTAGCTGGGGTCACGGTATTGGCGCTCTATTTACAAAAAACCAAAGGCTGGCGTGCTGGGAATATTCAATTAATTATTGATTTAGCCATTTTAGCCGTGGGTGCTGCCATTGTAAGTTGGCAGCAACTAATTATTTCAATCATTGGCGCTTTTGCACTTAATTTAGTCATTACCAGCAATCATAAAACCGGACGCTATATGGGCATGTAA
- the panB gene encoding 3-methyl-2-oxobutanoate hydroxymethyltransferase translates to MKTTLTTLQKMKQDGQKIAMLTCYDASFATLLDAAGVDIFLVGDSLGNVIQGHRSTLPVTMDDMHYHTQAVARGTQSGLVLADLPFGSYQISHAQAYENAARLMAAGAEMVKIEGGAVMVDTVQFLVQRGIPVCAHIGLQPQSVHVYGGYKVQGKTELEAEVLVRDALALQAAGASMVLMEMVPASVAKTITESLSVPTIGIGAGVDVDGQVLVLYDMLGVYPGKKARFVKNFMSGSHSIQGAVEAYVKAVKGLTFPAEEHSF, encoded by the coding sequence ATGAAGACGACTCTGACTACATTACAAAAAATGAAACAAGATGGCCAAAAAATAGCCATGTTGACTTGCTATGACGCTAGCTTTGCGACGCTATTGGATGCCGCAGGCGTGGATATTTTTTTGGTTGGTGATTCGCTTGGCAATGTGATCCAAGGGCACCGCTCAACCTTGCCGGTGACAATGGATGATATGCATTACCACACACAGGCAGTGGCGCGTGGCACGCAATCGGGTCTAGTTTTGGCTGATCTCCCCTTTGGTAGTTATCAAATTTCACACGCCCAAGCCTATGAAAACGCCGCACGGTTGATGGCTGCTGGTGCTGAAATGGTCAAAATTGAAGGCGGTGCAGTCATGGTCGATACCGTTCAATTTTTGGTGCAACGCGGTATTCCAGTCTGCGCACACATCGGCTTACAGCCGCAATCGGTGCATGTGTATGGCGGATATAAAGTACAAGGCAAAACGGAATTAGAAGCTGAAGTTCTGGTCCGCGATGCATTGGCATTACAAGCCGCTGGCGCCAGTATGGTGTTGATGGAAATGGTGCCAGCGTCAGTTGCCAAAACCATTACCGAATCGCTGTCTGTCCCTACGATTGGTATTGGTGCGGGTGTTGATGTCGACGGCCAAGTGCTGGTGCTGTATGACATGCTCGGCGTTTATCCCGGCAAGAAAGCGCGTTTCGTGAAAAACTTTATGAGTGGCAGCCATAGTATTCAAGGCGCGGTTGAGGCGTATGTGAAAGCGGTGAAGGGTTTAACTTTCCCAGCCGAGGAGCATTCGTTTTAA
- the folK gene encoding 2-amino-4-hydroxy-6-hydroxymethyldihydropteridine diphosphokinase: protein MKIFVALGANLGDPIAQLNTALASLAAWPKMTLVRSSSFYRSAAVGYTQQPDFVNAVCEINTELTALEVLAALLSIETQNGRAREFKNSPRTLDLDLILYGQAQYDLADLQVPHPRMHQRAFVLQPLLEIAPEIEIPQLGPAKHFLAGVAEQVLTRIPQKATLAA, encoded by the coding sequence ATGAAAATTTTTGTCGCTTTAGGCGCCAATTTGGGTGATCCAATCGCCCAACTCAATACAGCATTGGCCAGCTTAGCTGCTTGGCCAAAAATGACGCTGGTGCGCAGCTCTTCTTTTTATCGTAGCGCTGCAGTGGGTTATACCCAACAACCGGATTTTGTGAATGCGGTCTGCGAAATCAACACCGAGTTGACGGCCCTCGAAGTTTTGGCGGCGTTACTCTCGATTGAGACCCAAAATGGTCGTGCTCGTGAATTTAAAAACTCACCCCGCACCTTGGATTTGGATTTGATTTTGTATGGTCAAGCGCAATATGACTTGGCAGACTTGCAAGTTCCTCATCCACGGATGCACCAGCGGGCTTTTGTTTTGCAGCCCTTGCTGGAAATTGCGCCTGAAATTGAAATTCCACAACTCGGTCCAGCGAAGCACTTTCTTGCTGGCGTGGCCGAGCAAGTGTTGACGCGCATTCCTCAGAAAGCCACGCTTGCGGCTTAA
- the panC gene encoding pantoate--beta-alanine ligase, whose product MKIIHTIAELRAWRKTVGTVAFVPTMGSLHAGHMSLIHAAKAAAEHTVVSIFVNRLQFGQGEDFDRYPRTLENDAALIAEQGGVDVIFAPDEKELYPNVIQQYQVTPPAIAEELCGAFRPGHFRGVATVVTKLFNIVEADIACFGKKDFQQLFVIQSMVKDLNMNIQILPVDTGRAEDGLALSSRNAFLTADQRNEAPRLYHHLSRMKAAIEAGDRDYSKLAVQAVTDLRVRGWHDIDYVDTRNAETLKAASNTDHKLVILIAARIGSTRLIDNIEVNLD is encoded by the coding sequence ATGAAAATTATCCATACGATTGCAGAACTTCGCGCTTGGCGCAAAACCGTGGGCACAGTGGCTTTTGTGCCGACAATGGGCAGTTTGCATGCGGGGCATATGTCGCTCATCCATGCGGCAAAAGCCGCAGCGGAACATACCGTCGTGAGTATTTTTGTGAATCGCTTGCAGTTTGGTCAAGGCGAGGACTTTGATCGCTATCCGCGCACGCTAGAAAACGACGCGGCACTGATCGCCGAGCAAGGTGGCGTGGATGTGATTTTTGCGCCGGACGAGAAAGAACTGTATCCGAATGTGATTCAGCAATATCAAGTCACACCACCAGCAATTGCTGAAGAACTCTGCGGTGCGTTCCGTCCGGGGCATTTCCGTGGCGTCGCGACGGTGGTGACTAAATTATTCAATATTGTTGAAGCCGATATTGCGTGTTTTGGTAAAAAAGATTTCCAGCAATTATTTGTCATTCAGAGCATGGTGAAAGATCTGAATATGAATATTCAAATCTTGCCGGTTGATACCGGCCGTGCAGAAGATGGTTTGGCTTTGTCCTCACGCAATGCGTTTTTAACCGCAGATCAGCGTAATGAGGCGCCGCGTTTATATCATCATTTATCGCGGATGAAAGCGGCAATTGAAGCGGGGGATCGGGATTATTCTAAACTCGCGGTGCAGGCTGTCACTGATTTGCGCGTGCGCGGTTGGCATGATATTGATTATGTCGATACACGAAATGCTGAAACCTTAAAAGCCGCCTCAAATACTGATCACAAGTTAGTGATATTAATTGCCGCTCGGATCGGCAGTACTCGACTTATCGATAACATTGAAGTTAATCTCGACTAA
- a CDS encoding carbohydrate porin — translation MRTRRSQYVFKIASGIALISAAQIASAQSDASTNESSDVEDVHKISRIQDNIDRATARHSLYQDASDLYGEYSAFKTKTAKEDGISWSMDLSYLQQWGRPNGGSPAGQWLATPSLDWTLFQNNTIGTGSLQFAYTWVRYSTNQNGADLQNNLGLVTPNNDFGTRQNTFAQLTYTQALPGNKVLISIGQYPFYNFDGNQYLSSQQQNFNNDILSQNGTSTYAIAGLGSYIQINPSSTLQFATGFQSADNISGATLSTKHFADGGYSWFAYAQWTPKFEGLGSAQYSMTYYQVPSVQLQSPKSHGWSFNAVQNLNDSWAIFGRANRASGYTTAIKSSYALGTALNNPLQRSPTDQIGLAFGYSDPAKNTSNQNQLRNEKLIELYWNWTVAKGLLITPDVQYVHNPGADPTRNNAWTLSLRSTLMF, via the coding sequence ATGCGAACACGTCGTAGTCAGTACGTATTTAAAATTGCGAGTGGAATTGCTTTAATAAGTGCGGCTCAAATTGCATCGGCTCAAAGCGATGCGTCAACTAACGAATCTTCAGATGTCGAAGACGTTCATAAAATTAGCCGTATCCAAGACAATATTGATCGCGCAACAGCTAGGCATTCTTTATATCAGGATGCAAGTGATCTCTATGGCGAATATTCAGCATTTAAAACTAAAACAGCCAAAGAAGACGGTATCTCATGGTCAATGGATCTGAGTTACTTACAACAATGGGGTCGACCAAACGGCGGTAGCCCAGCTGGACAATGGCTAGCGACACCATCATTAGATTGGACGCTATTTCAAAATAATACTATTGGTACTGGCTCATTGCAGTTTGCCTACACTTGGGTTCGATACAGCACCAATCAAAATGGTGCAGATCTCCAAAACAATTTAGGATTAGTGACCCCCAATAACGATTTTGGCACACGGCAAAATACATTTGCCCAATTGACTTACACTCAAGCATTACCAGGCAATAAAGTCTTGATTTCTATAGGACAATATCCTTTTTATAATTTTGATGGCAATCAGTATTTAAGTAGTCAACAACAAAATTTTAATAATGATATTTTAAGTCAAAATGGTACATCCACATATGCCATTGCTGGTTTAGGCTCCTATATACAAATTAATCCAAGTAGCACACTGCAGTTTGCAACTGGTTTTCAAAGCGCGGACAACATCAGCGGGGCAACACTATCAACTAAGCACTTTGCTGATGGTGGCTATTCATGGTTTGCCTATGCTCAATGGACCCCGAAATTTGAAGGACTTGGGTCAGCTCAATATTCAATGACTTATTACCAAGTACCTAGTGTTCAATTGCAATCACCCAAGAGCCATGGATGGTCATTTAATGCGGTTCAAAATTTAAATGACTCATGGGCGATATTTGGCAGGGCGAATCGGGCTTCTGGGTATACCACGGCGATCAAAAGCTCTTATGCATTAGGTACAGCACTCAACAATCCACTTCAACGCAGTCCTACTGATCAAATAGGTTTAGCGTTTGGCTATAGCGATCCAGCAAAAAATACATCAAACCAAAACCAATTACGTAATGAAAAATTAATTGAATTGTATTGGAATTGGACTGTAGCAAAGGGTTTGCTCATTACTCCCGATGTGCAATATGTTCATAACCCTGGCGCGGATCCAACTAGAAATAATGCTTGGACACTTTCATTACGTTCAACACTGATGTTTTAA
- a CDS encoding PhzF family phenazine biosynthesis protein — MRKIQYQLVNVFTTEHLFSGNPLAVFPDASAITATEMAALGQQMNLSEITFVTPSDQADAAVRIFTPSYEMPFAGHPTLGTAFVIAQGRSQLTLQMKAGLIPVQVDGHQVTLTANSPSYRDGPEFTALASALGICSSHIVEQPLFVNCGTEQLIIQLDSADSVAACQPISEQFMQVAINLEGRAGALVWAYAGETVIARYFWNQNGVSAEDFGTGSACANLGGYLIAKHKPTPFSLIMEQGHGIKRIARLRLDVETSIKVSGKVSPIGQGEFWI, encoded by the coding sequence ATGAGAAAAATACAATATCAGCTCGTCAATGTTTTTACGACCGAACACTTGTTTTCCGGCAACCCGCTCGCGGTTTTTCCCGATGCTAGCGCGATAACAGCCACAGAAATGGCCGCGCTAGGCCAGCAGATGAATCTTTCTGAAATCACTTTTGTCACGCCGAGTGATCAAGCAGATGCGGCCGTACGTATTTTCACCCCCAGCTATGAAATGCCATTTGCAGGCCACCCAACGCTTGGCACCGCCTTTGTGATTGCTCAAGGCCGTTCACAACTCACACTGCAAATGAAAGCTGGATTAATCCCTGTGCAAGTCGATGGTCATCAAGTCACACTCACCGCCAATTCACCCAGCTATCGCGATGGCCCCGAATTCACTGCACTCGCGAGCGCCCTTGGTATCTGCAGCAGTCATATTGTGGAACAACCACTATTTGTTAATTGCGGCACAGAGCAGTTAATTATTCAATTAGATAGTGCTGACAGCGTCGCCGCTTGCCAGCCTATTTCGGAGCAGTTCATGCAAGTGGCCATCAATTTAGAAGGGCGTGCGGGTGCATTGGTCTGGGCTTACGCAGGGGAAACAGTCATCGCGCGTTATTTTTGGAATCAAAATGGCGTATCTGCTGAAGATTTTGGCACCGGCTCAGCCTGCGCCAACTTAGGTGGCTATCTCATCGCAAAACATAAACCAACCCCATTTAGTCTTATCATGGAACAAGGCCACGGTATCAAGCGTATTGCGCGCTTGCGACTCGATGTAGAGACCTCAATTAAAGTCAGCGGCAAAGTGAGCCCGATCGGCCAAGGTGAGTTTTGGATTTAA
- the pcnB gene encoding polynucleotide adenylyltransferase PcnB, producing the protein MIRKFIGKVLRRPGRRVVHAKHYGIRRDQLHSGALKVCDRLQAAGYEAYIVGGAVRDLLLGKSPKDFDVATSATPEQVRHIFNRSRIIGRRFRIVHVPFYDRGGEEIIEVTTFRGSAESPTDASGRIIRDNVYGTIAEDADRRDFTVNALYYDPNTEEIIDFHHGIEDLEKQQLVMIGDPVKRYHEDPVRMLRAARLSAKLGLAIAPDTRKPIRDHAALLENIPSARLFDEMMKLLLSGKAWDCMQALRAHGLHQPLFPLLDKLLSQPETAKFLQKALENTDQRLADDKPVSAGFLFAALLWHEVEALWQKRLAAGESKISALIDAMNDVESKVSKRLAVPNRYSAAMKEIWLLQPRFEQRVGLRPFRLLEQARFRAAYDFLLLRADCGLVEKSLADWWTQFQVSDETERTAMIDLAAKNGQSGDAPAKRRKRSRQRKPAALKQSGN; encoded by the coding sequence ATGATTCGTAAATTTATCGGCAAGGTGCTACGGCGCCCAGGACGGCGTGTAGTGCACGCCAAGCATTATGGTATTCGCCGTGATCAACTGCACTCTGGTGCGTTGAAAGTCTGTGATCGTCTGCAAGCGGCGGGTTACGAGGCGTATATCGTGGGCGGAGCAGTGCGTGATTTATTGCTTGGTAAGTCACCCAAAGATTTTGACGTTGCGACTAGCGCTACGCCGGAGCAGGTGCGGCATATCTTTAATCGTTCGCGCATTATTGGCCGCCGTTTCCGAATTGTGCATGTGCCATTTTATGATCGCGGCGGTGAAGAGATTATTGAAGTGACCACCTTCCGTGGTAGCGCAGAGTCCCCCACCGATGCCAGTGGACGAATTATTCGTGACAATGTCTATGGCACGATTGCTGAAGATGCTGATCGTCGTGACTTTACGGTTAATGCCTTGTATTACGATCCAAATACCGAAGAAATTATCGATTTTCACCACGGTATCGAAGATTTAGAAAAGCAGCAGTTGGTGATGATTGGTGATCCGGTTAAACGCTACCACGAAGATCCAGTCCGGATGCTGCGTGCCGCGCGGTTATCGGCCAAATTAGGTTTGGCGATTGCGCCAGATACTCGCAAGCCAATTCGTGATCATGCCGCTTTACTGGAAAATATCCCGTCAGCGCGATTGTTCGATGAAATGATGAAGTTATTACTGTCGGGCAAGGCGTGGGATTGTATGCAAGCGTTGCGGGCGCATGGTTTACATCAGCCTTTGTTTCCATTATTGGATAAGCTGCTTTCTCAGCCAGAAACCGCCAAGTTTTTACAAAAAGCACTTGAAAACACCGATCAGCGCTTAGCTGATGATAAGCCGGTTTCGGCTGGATTTTTGTTTGCCGCTTTACTTTGGCACGAAGTCGAAGCGCTGTGGCAAAAGCGTCTTGCTGCCGGTGAAAGCAAAATCAGCGCCTTGATCGACGCGATGAATGATGTTGAAAGTAAAGTCAGCAAACGTTTGGCAGTGCCCAATCGCTACAGTGCCGCAATGAAAGAAATTTGGTTATTGCAGCCGCGATTTGAGCAACGTGTTGGTCTGCGTCCGTTCCGACTTTTAGAGCAAGCGCGATTTCGGGCGGCGTATGATTTCTTGTTATTGCGTGCCGATTGCGGTTTAGTGGAAAAATCATTGGCCGATTGGTGGACGCAATTTCAAGTGAGTGACGAAACCGAACGAACGGCGATGATTGACTTGGCGGCCAAAAATGGCCAATCGGGTGATGCTCCCGCCAAACGTCGTAAACGTAGTCGTCAGCGTAAACCTGCGGCTCTAAAGCAGTCTGGAAACTAA
- the gadC gene encoding putative glutamine/gamma-aminobutyrate antiporter GadC yields the protein MTTAAPAKSGTLRKATLGVMTLAIMNITAVVSLRGLPAEAEYGLTSIFYYIFAAVFFLIPVSIVAAELATAWPQKGGVFRWVGEAFGPRWGFVAIFLLWVESTIWFPTVLTFAWVSLAFVGPNQKWDVALSANTVYTIIAVLVVYWGATLVTLRGVKSSSAISKWGGLIGTIIPAAILILLGAIYLIEGRPIHIELGWDKLIPDFSKFDNLVLAAGIFLFYAGMEMNAIHVKEIDNPSRNYPLAILISSLATVAIFVLGTLAIGLVVPQSEINLTQSLLVAYNDFFHFYGIPWAGSIVALALFAGVIGGVTVWVSGPSAAIAVVGRAGYLPPFFQKLNKNGVASNLLICQGLVVTFLAVMFVILPSVQAAYQILSQLTVTLYLIMYFLMFAAAIHLRHTEPVTKRPYVVPFGSAGMWIFAGAGLVGAMVAFILSFVPPSQISVGSPSTYIGILIAGNVIFVAIPLLIYANRKPHWKTTEGASDFEAFGWELEGRNPSEVQTKVVVLDENKGVAQ from the coding sequence ATGACTACCGCAGCCCCTGCTAAGAGTGGCACTTTACGCAAAGCCACACTTGGTGTAATGACATTAGCAATTATGAACATAACTGCAGTGGTAAGCCTTCGCGGACTACCTGCAGAAGCTGAATATGGCTTAACTTCGATTTTTTATTACATCTTTGCTGCCGTTTTCTTTTTAATTCCTGTTTCAATCGTTGCTGCAGAGCTAGCAACAGCTTGGCCACAAAAAGGCGGTGTTTTTCGCTGGGTAGGCGAAGCATTTGGTCCTCGCTGGGGGTTTGTTGCTATCTTTTTATTATGGGTTGAATCAACGATTTGGTTCCCCACCGTACTGACCTTTGCTTGGGTTTCACTCGCTTTTGTCGGACCAAATCAAAAGTGGGATGTGGCGCTTTCAGCAAACACGGTTTACACCATCATTGCCGTTCTTGTTGTTTATTGGGGCGCAACATTAGTCACATTACGTGGCGTTAAATCGTCATCAGCAATTAGTAAATGGGGCGGCCTTATTGGTACGATCATTCCTGCGGCAATTCTGATTTTATTGGGTGCCATTTATTTAATTGAAGGCCGTCCAATTCATATTGAATTAGGTTGGGACAAGCTGATTCCTGATTTTTCTAAATTTGATAATTTGGTTTTAGCTGCTGGTATTTTTCTTTTTTACGCTGGTATGGAAATGAATGCTATCCACGTTAAAGAAATTGATAACCCAAGTCGAAACTATCCATTAGCAATTTTAATTTCATCTCTAGCGACTGTAGCTATTTTTGTGCTCGGAACACTAGCCATTGGCCTCGTCGTACCACAAAGTGAGATTAATTTAACGCAAAGTCTGCTAGTCGCTTACAACGATTTTTTCCACTTTTATGGCATTCCATGGGCGGGTTCTATTGTTGCATTGGCACTATTTGCTGGTGTAATCGGTGGTGTCACTGTTTGGGTTTCAGGCCCATCAGCTGCCATTGCTGTTGTTGGCCGAGCTGGTTATTTACCTCCGTTTTTCCAAAAGCTGAATAAAAATGGCGTGGCATCAAATCTTTTGATTTGCCAAGGCTTAGTCGTTACTTTCTTAGCCGTTATGTTTGTCATTTTGCCATCGGTACAAGCTGCATATCAAATCTTAAGCCAATTAACTGTAACGCTTTACTTGATTATGTATTTCTTAATGTTTGCTGCCGCAATCCATCTACGCCACACCGAGCCAGTCACCAAACGTCCATATGTTGTGCCATTTGGCAGTGCAGGGATGTGGATTTTTGCCGGCGCAGGTTTAGTTGGCGCAATGGTCGCATTTATTTTGTCATTCGTACCACCATCACAAATTTCAGTGGGTAGCCCAAGTACCTACATCGGTATTCTTATCGCTGGCAATGTCATTTTTGTCGCAATACCACTATTAATTTATGCCAACCGTAAACCACATTGGAAAACAACAGAAGGTGCGAGTGACTTTGAAGCATTTGGTTGGGAATTAGAAGGCCGTAATCCAAGTGAAGTTCAAACCAAAGTTGTTGTCTTAGACGAAAATAAAGGGGTGGCACAATGA
- a CDS encoding glutamate decarboxylase, protein MLHEKNSVRSDLLDEVFASNDLSVALPKYKMPAQEHEARHVLQVVTDELMLDGNSRQNLATFCQTWAEPEVHQIMDMTIDKNMIDKDEYPQTAEIEARCVHMIADLWNSPDASNTLGTSTTGSSEAAMLGGLALLWQWRARQKAAGKPYDKPNLITGPVQICWHKFVRYWDIEIREIPMDNGRIVMNAAEVLKRCDENTIGVVPTLGITFTGQYEPVKEISDALDQLQKDTGLNISMHIDGASGGFLAPFTYPELVWDFRLPRVKSINASGHKFGLAPLGVGWVIWRDKTDLPQDLIFNVNYLGGQMPTFALNFSRPGGQIVAQYYTLLRLGKEGYRKIHQACYDTAMFLSDEISKMGPFEIIYNGDPKQGIPALTWKLKDGVDHGFSLFDLADRLRMRGWLVPAYTLPPHLENIPVQRILVRHGFSRDLASLLLKDYKEAVAHLSKHPVSVPLSEQEASGFKH, encoded by the coding sequence ATGCTACACGAGAAAAATTCAGTACGAAGCGATTTATTGGATGAAGTTTTTGCTTCAAATGATCTATCAGTCGCTTTGCCAAAATACAAAATGCCTGCACAAGAGCACGAAGCTCGCCATGTACTGCAAGTAGTTACCGATGAGCTCATGCTTGATGGTAATTCACGACAAAATTTAGCCACATTCTGCCAAACATGGGCAGAGCCTGAAGTGCATCAAATCATGGATATGACGATCGATAAGAATATGATCGATAAAGATGAATATCCACAAACAGCAGAAATAGAAGCTCGCTGTGTTCATATGATCGCGGATTTATGGAACTCACCTGATGCCAGCAATACTCTCGGCACTTCAACAACTGGCTCTAGCGAAGCGGCGATGCTGGGCGGACTGGCATTGTTATGGCAATGGCGTGCCAGACAAAAAGCGGCCGGCAAACCGTATGACAAACCAAATTTAATCACTGGACCAGTACAAATTTGTTGGCATAAGTTTGTTCGCTACTGGGATATTGAAATTCGTGAAATCCCCATGGATAACGGCCGTATTGTGATGAATGCGGCAGAAGTGCTTAAGCGTTGTGATGAAAATACCATCGGTGTGGTTCCCACACTGGGTATTACCTTTACCGGCCAATATGAGCCAGTAAAAGAAATCAGCGATGCTTTAGATCAATTGCAAAAAGACACGGGGCTGAATATCTCCATGCACATTGACGGTGCTAGTGGTGGTTTCCTTGCTCCATTTACTTATCCAGAGCTCGTTTGGGATTTCCGTTTGCCACGCGTGAAATCAATTAATGCTTCCGGCCATAAATTTGGTTTAGCGCCACTCGGTGTAGGTTGGGTTATTTGGCGTGACAAAACAGATTTACCTCAAGATTTGATTTTCAATGTGAATTATCTTGGCGGCCAAATGCCAACATTTGCCTTGAATTTCTCTCGTCCAGGCGGACAAATTGTTGCGCAATACTATACGTTATTGCGTCTTGGCAAAGAAGGTTACCGCAAGATTCACCAAGCCTGCTATGACACGGCGATGTTCTTGTCCGATGAAATTAGCAAAATGGGGCCATTTGAAATCATTTATAACGGCGACCCAAAACAAGGTATTCCAGCGCTGACTTGGAAACTTAAAGATGGTGTTGATCATGGCTTTAGTTTATTTGATCTTGCCGATCGCCTGCGCATGCGCGGCTGGTTAGTACCGGCCTATACCTTACCGCCTCATTTAGAAAACATTCCAGTACAACGCATTTTAGTTCGCCATGGTTTTAGCCGTGACCTCGCTAGCTTATTGCTGAAAGACTATAAAGAAGCCGTAGCGCATCTCAGCAAACATCCTGTTAGCGTACCGCTATCAGAGCAAGAAGCGAGTGGTTTTAAACATTAA
- a CDS encoding restriction endonuclease: MSTLNAFFRQLIQIRYTAIFFIFIPTIFIVGYVFIRLFLEDAFYFKILLPQLHLAIFLIVSLCYFSIILFIFINKENKPNPSSRHRTQIKESTTQFKKITLSAISQYLERPTWQIDLINNLNEQQFKQLCIAYYQVKGIKYSLFTMGVNNSLDILIWKNEVISKVIHCSTLAIIDLVEIRHFLGVMVHERATEGLILHRGHVSEAAHLFANSHQIQLRSEYDLLAQIELLTEKKQRRLWALLRRIKGAELDEESLKN, encoded by the coding sequence ATGTCAACACTGAACGCTTTCTTTCGTCAGTTAATCCAAATTCGATATACTGCAATATTCTTTATATTCATACCTACGATATTTATCGTCGGCTATGTTTTTATTCGCTTATTTCTAGAAGATGCATTTTATTTTAAAATTCTATTGCCACAACTTCATTTGGCTATCTTTCTTATTGTCAGCTTATGTTACTTCTCAATAATTTTATTTATTTTTATCAATAAAGAAAATAAACCCAATCCATCATCTCGGCATCGCACTCAAATCAAAGAAAGCACCACGCAGTTTAAAAAAATAACCCTCTCCGCAATCAGTCAATACCTTGAACGACCGACCTGGCAAATTGATTTAATTAACAATTTAAACGAACAGCAATTCAAGCAGCTGTGCATTGCCTACTATCAAGTTAAAGGTATCAAATATTCATTATTTACCATGGGGGTTAATAATAGTCTTGATATTTTAATTTGGAAAAATGAAGTCATTAGCAAAGTGATTCATTGCAGCACACTCGCAATTATTGATCTCGTCGAAATCCGGCATTTTCTTGGTGTGATGGTGCATGAGAGAGCAACAGAAGGTTTGATCTTGCACCGCGGTCATGTCAGTGAAGCGGCGCATTTATTTGCCAATAGCCATCAAATTCAATTACGCAGCGAATATGACTTATTAGCACAAATAGAATTATTGACCGAGAAAAAGCAGCGCCGATTATGGGCTTTATTGCGAAGAATCAAAGGCGCTGAACTAGATGAAGAAAGCCTAAAAAATTGA